TCCACCACCCTGGGATGCCGACCTCTTGCTGCCCGACCTAGCCGCCGCCTGGCGGGTCCTGCACGCGCTGCCGGCGGCCAGGTCGGCAACCCAGCGGGGCGTCGGAATATCCGCTGGCGCAACGGCTATGGGCTCGCTTTTTCTGATTCCCGGTGTCCGCGGCCTTGGGACCGGCCCGGTTTCCGTGGGTGCGGCCGCCGGCATGCTCTCGGGATATCTGCTCGCGCGCGGGGTCATCGGCGCACAAACGCCGCGCCCGGCCGCCAGCCACGAATGGCACGCCATGTCGGTCGAACAAGTCCGCAAGGCATTGCCCCCGCCCGAGCCCGACACGCGCGCGGAGGCCGACCGACATGCAGCGGTCGCCAAGCGGGCGCCGATATTGACTGCATCGCCGATACAACCCGTCTGGCAGCTCGTCAAAGCCGTCCGCGCCGAATTGTCCGACCCGCTGACCCCCGTGATGGCGCTCGGCTCGGCGGCCAGTGCGGTGCTGGGCTCGCCGGTCGATGCGGTGCTGGTCGGGACGGTCCTGACGGGAAACTCGATACTGGCCGCTGCCCAGCGGTTACGAGCCGAGAAACGGTTGCATCACCTACTGGCCCAGCAGGTTCCGCCGGCCCGGAAAGTGGTCGCCGGCGCCGACGGCGAACGGGCATACGCCCATGTCGACGCCGCGCACCTGCGGCCCGGCGATGTCATCGAAGTGCGCACCCACGAGGTGGTGCCCGCCGACGCCCGGGTCGTCGAGGAGGTCGACGTCGAGGTCGACGAGTCAACACTCACCGGTGAGTCCCTGTCGGTGGACAAGCAGGTCGAGGCCACGCCGGGCGTCCCGCTCGCCGAGCGTCGCTGCATGCTGTTCGCCGGAACCACCGTGGTGGCCGGTACCGCGGTCGCGCTAGTGACCGCGGTCGGCGCCGACACCCAGCAGCGGCGCGCCGCCGATCTCATATCCGGGGAGTTGTCGTCGGATATCGGCCTGCAACATCAGCTCGGTCAGCTCACCAGTCGGGCGCTTCCCGTCAGCGTGACCGGCGGTGCGCTGGTCGGCGCGCTCGGACTGGTGCGCCGCATCGGGCTACGTCAGGCGGTGTCCAGCGCCATCGCCATCGCGGTCGCCGCGGTTCCCGAAGGGATGCCACTGGTGGCCACGCTGGCGCAGGCTGCGTCGGCCCGACGGTTGACGAAATTCGGTGCGCTAGTTCGTGTTCCGCGTTCGGTGGAGGCGCTTGGCCGTATCGAGGTGGTCTGCTTCGACAAGACCGGGACGCTGTCCGAGAACCGCCTGCGGGTGTCGCAGGTCCACCCCGCGCCGGGCTACTCGCGTGCGGAGGTACTGCGCTGCGCGGCGCACGCCGCGCCGGTGACGAACGGCGGCCGCCAGGCGCACGCGACCGACGTCGCCATCGTCGAGGCCGCTGCCGCAGCGGGCGCCCCCGTCGGCTTCGAAGGCTCGGGCCCTACCGCGCACCTACCGTTCCGCTCCGGCAGGTCGTTTTCGGCCTCGGTGACGGGCACCGAGCTGACCGTCAAAGGCGCACCCGAGGTGGTGCTGGCCGCGTGCGGGGACGTCACGTCGATGGACACCACCGTCGCGGGGCTGGCCGCCCGCGGGTTGCGGGTGATTGCCGTGGCGCGGCGCCGGCTGAGCCCACAACAGGCCCGGGCGATCCAGGACAACCCAGACGAGATCGCCGGATTCTGCGCCGACGGGTTGACCCTGGCCGGGTTCCTCGGATTGTCCGACACCCCGCGCGCCGAATCCGCCGGCGTGCTGGCGACCCTGCACCGGCAGGGGGTGGGCGTCAAGCTCATCACCGGTGACCATCCGATTACCGCCAAGGCCATCGCCGAGGAACTCGGCCTGCCGGTGATGGCCGCAGCGGTCATCACCGGTGCGGAGTGGGATTCGCTGTCGCGCAAGGACCAGGAGCGCGTCGTGACCGAGCGGGTGATCTTTGCCCGGATGACACCGGAGAACAAGGTCCAGGTCGTTCAGACGCTCGAGAACGCCGGTGTGCGCACCGCGATGGTCGGCGACGGGGCCAACGATGCCGCCGCCATCCGCGCCGCCACGGTCGGTGTCGGCGTGGTCGCCCACGGCAGCGACCCGGCACACTTGGTGGCCGACGTCGTGCTGGTCGACGGCCGGATCGATGCTCTCCTGGAGGCCATCGAAGAAGGACGCCAGCTCTGGCGGCGGGTGCAGGCGGCGGTGTCGGTCCTGCTCGGCGGCAACGCCGGCGAGGTGATCTTCGCGGTCATCGGCAGCGCGATCACGGGGACCTCGCCGCTGAACACCCGGCAATTGCTGCTGGTCAACACGCTGACCGATGCGCTGCCGGCCGCTGCCCTCGCGGTCAGCAAGCCGCGCGGCACAGTGGACCCCAGGCTGCGCGGCGCGGATCAGCCGGCGCTGTGGCACGCCGTCGCGATCCGCGGTGTCACCACGGCGGCAGCGGCGACGGCGGCGTGGGCGATGGCCGGCGTCACCGGGCTGCCACGACACGCGTCCACCGTCGCCCTGGTTGCGCTGGTGGCCGCGGAATTGGGCCAAACCCTGCTGGAGTCCCAGGCCCCGATGGTGGTGCTCACCGCGCTGGGCTCACTCGCCCTGGTGGCGATCCTGATCAGCATTCCGGTGGTCAGCCAGCTGCTGGGCTGCACCCCACTCGGACCGCTCGGCTGGGCACAGGCCCTAGGAGCCGCGACTGCCGCGACCATCGCAGTGGCCATTGCGACTCGTGTGCTGACGGGTCGGGGCAAACCAGAACCTTCCGGCCCCCAGCCGCCGAAGACGAAATCGTCCGCGCCGGGCGGCGCTTCGCGGGGACGGTCTCGCGGACCTCGACCACCCCGACGCGCCACAGCAGCGCATAAAACTCCCGCAACGGCACGGTCAGCAGCAAAGCAATCGTTGAAACCAGCGGATCGGCCTGGGCGTCGGTCCTCGTCATACGTCAGACGGTGACCGCACCGTCCCGCCTACTGGCAAACCCTGAGTTACTGAAAGGCAAATGATGGCGGAAAACAAAGCTCGGCGGGCAACGTCCCAGCGTGAAGCCGTGATGAAGATCCGCGAGGGCGAGACCTTTGCGGTGAACCTGCCGGTGGTGGGGCAGGTCGGCATTCCGCGCCCGGAGCAACTGGCCTATTACGGCGGTCTGGCCGCGCTGGCCGCTTTCGAACTCATCGACTGGCCGGTCGCACTGGTCATCGCCGCCGGACACATACTGGCGAGCAACCACCACAACAAAATCCTGGAGGAACTCGGCGAGGCGATGGAAGAGGCCTGAACGCGATGAACACGCCCTTGGCCGAGCGGGATTCCGTGGCATGCGCCAAATCCGCAGGGTGGCGGCGATACGCTCGGTGTGCGCTAACGACGCCACGCTGATCGGCGGCAATCGGGCTGTCAGGAGCTGGGGGTGCGGGGATGTCGTTTGCGATCACAACCCCGGCGGTACTCGCCTCCGCGGCAAATGACCTGCCAGTATCGGTTCGACAATCGGCTTCGCCACCGCGGCGGCGGCGGACCCAACCATGGAGGTGCTGGCCGCCGGCGCCGATGAGGTGTCAGTGGCCGTCGCCGCGTTCTTCAGCGCCCATGCCCAGGCGTATCGGGCGGTCAGCACCCGGGCGGCGGCGTTTCATGACCGGTTCGTCCACGCTGAACGCCGGCGCCGGATCGTATGCCACCGCCGAGGCCGCCAACGTGCAGCAGGCTCTGCTCAACTCGATCAATGCGCCCACGCAGACCCTGTTTGGCCGCC
This is a stretch of genomic DNA from Mycobacterium lacus. It encodes these proteins:
- a CDS encoding cation-translocating P-type ATPase → MPFRAVATSVQATAGTLGQKAGSFAKAGIEIASIPLREGARALSGELSRETLSRHCWRGEHRAWIEVRGLDDTGDGELGRVVLDAVRAHPGVTSASLNYPLSRVVVGIDGKDTSLRDLCRIVDDAEKRCGPDQDVDTAPPTSLPGDGVVLATRALTVAANAAGLGAALTGRMLRLPRLPISVLAGVVAVDYQPRLRRLIEDRIGGPATDTVMTLALAAAETLTQSPASLSVGLVMQSLKAAECRAEARAWQRHEPELARHADQPAPRAKRPPPAAAEGNAGRFALLQALSTGLIGVGTRNVNMAATAALVTAPKASRTTPEAFAAALGQGLADRHGVLPLRANSLRRLDRVDAIVVDPRVLCTDSMRVARIRGADEHELSAAWHRAQLVLEGNGLRPGWRPVPGVSGAPPDSKVEALLLPAHDPLAAAVVAEAHRTGADLITVDADSLDDLRPAFDDIRPLRSAANGSPDKALDRALARAVTDLQQAGRTVAVLSSSGAQAMSSADVALGVMPRQGPPPWDADLLLPDLAAAWRVLHALPAARSATQRGVGISAGATAMGSLFLIPGVRGLGTGPVSVGAAAGMLSGYLLARGVIGAQTPRPAASHEWHAMSVEQVRKALPPPEPDTRAEADRHAAVAKRAPILTASPIQPVWQLVKAVRAELSDPLTPVMALGSAASAVLGSPVDAVLVGTVLTGNSILAAAQRLRAEKRLHHLLAQQVPPARKVVAGADGERAYAHVDAAHLRPGDVIEVRTHEVVPADARVVEEVDVEVDESTLTGESLSVDKQVEATPGVPLAERRCMLFAGTTVVAGTAVALVTAVGADTQQRRAADLISGELSSDIGLQHQLGQLTSRALPVSVTGGALVGALGLVRRIGLRQAVSSAIAIAVAAVPEGMPLVATLAQAASARRLTKFGALVRVPRSVEALGRIEVVCFDKTGTLSENRLRVSQVHPAPGYSRAEVLRCAAHAAPVTNGGRQAHATDVAIVEAAAAAGAPVGFEGSGPTAHLPFRSGRSFSASVTGTELTVKGAPEVVLAACGDVTSMDTTVAGLAARGLRVIAVARRRLSPQQARAIQDNPDEIAGFCADGLTLAGFLGLSDTPRAESAGVLATLHRQGVGVKLITGDHPITAKAIAEELGLPVMAAAVITGAEWDSLSRKDQERVVTERVIFARMTPENKVQVVQTLENAGVRTAMVGDGANDAAAIRAATVGVGVVAHGSDPAHLVADVVLVDGRIDALLEAIEEGRQLWRRVQAAVSVLLGGNAGEVIFAVIGSAITGTSPLNTRQLLLVNTLTDALPAAALAVSKPRGTVDPRLRGADQPALWHAVAIRGVTTAAAATAAWAMAGVTGLPRHASTVALVALVAAELGQTLLESQAPMVVLTALGSLALVAILISIPVVSQLLGCTPLGPLGWAQALGAATAATIAVAIATRVLTGRGKPEPSGPQPPKTKSSAPGGASRGRSRGPRPPRRATAAHKTPATARSAAKQSLKPADRPGRRSSSYVRR